The following proteins come from a genomic window of Maylandia zebra isolate NMK-2024a linkage group LG22, Mzebra_GT3a, whole genome shotgun sequence:
- the ppp1r18 gene encoding uncharacterized protein ppp1r18 isoform X1, translated as MSVSSLPEWKQLLLEKKRREEEERERREKEEEEKFASMPAWKRGIIQRRKAKQEYVGDREKERDGCLLQVDVRSPSDGLSDTDSFVTVNLGSELSLSPDPGQWLDADPKLVSQVSVETIVPVHENPFILTQSAWRKSRDGETGNEPEVKERDKLSPRSQDGELGRGRDIELKKERFRDLSEGREKDRSRDRSQGRERENSREGCEKEKSQLKELVKDAVREQEFLKVRKDTEEKETPSPTSSLSPLIPCLRTIRADNIIIIEQDRKGSDERKGRWREAEREKLEEDQPGKKGVKMDLREILAGGGSVTEIRASEVLIIQPSTCPEERSAGGKGREDGEMKGSMDARRESIGRELRTDVSWLREKEKEKPWGQATVINKDSRKDSLDDNVFVERGGRVSQLLSKFGEHPKPPSRSKSSDNFLEPGRRKYSGDQDEQQSEERKADGKNTLLKGVPKRSFSFSDRVICAKENGIGDEGFYERKIRERIHSESMAPWVDVAALRRETTSKMGCARLLERDRLGKHRVKTEDFGIQLKKVEFVDRRAAEKVGDADGDVGFTVASVKNTEGISFARRVPIRQDGKARADREVKRPAGEKSLEREVNVDKDSEGGGEIEVKVCEKTDSQREDGLESSPETSNVDAESHCRHDLAFTECSSLGSTIPDRALHKGADWRLQGPYLTQSVLSPHTEDLISKIEKIGDTTFYSNKDSKEEVQAAGSENLSYDSTPRSPKRSALTGNPPGPVEIQIPRTVFYVAEEVVEKIKPGCQRSEGQDCHGGRQVERRDSWRIGKPLSRIESLREKIRQRELEKQRQGEGSEAAEINATQTAGDRYKERGTEIEKQWEATAHMQKRPAETEQGQEEAAAQTSAAAFDVTQEVGVLKTCPQLPVSVLLSQTVRGEEVTSECTARASEATSEALQISEDEDDPVKHVEEPQRRDWGRNASTEEEQEEEEGKELSEEEVEEYTSPLDSTQSLSPSPPLPNSLAAMSRIYNLETVGSRSGLYLRDRTVDISSSVHLVKVKPIISNSQQGDNKAFTGDDISGVQTIQQQIEQFQLKEQEAQNSSSNTSLKDRETKGQQRVLKQQRKDDFRTQQIKDDLKAHQIKDDVKTQEKDQETPDLNPKVSSHHACSPTPQAKQTITVTPSYLRTQSPDNSLKATDCAPTPASSPSSPSPAQSPSVSPSPTQTPVLFSIRSASGGQVKRGATISITPKRATGAAARPSASTSTPAKTPHQQQQTQTVSTPAKTPPQQQQGQTVSTSTKTTPQQQTQTAPAVTEPGKKKYPTVEEIVVIGGYQNLEKSCLVKNRGTPKKGKVCFNEVKLEQVCEYPSEALMQFFNPHSQDLGSAERLQDEEVQEEQGDREGGAVVVKNTRSTGTATGPRVIDMSLALDRSQSPSPKLPI; from the exons ATGTCTGTTTCCTCTCTGCCAGAATGGAAACAACTCCTTCTGGAgaaaaagaggagagaagaggaggagcgagagaggagggaaaaagaggaggaggagaagtttGCCAGCATGCCAGCTTGGAAGCGAGGGATCATCCAGAGAAGGAAGGCGAAGCAGGAGTATGTGGGTGAcagggagaaggagagagacGGCTGTCTGCTGCAAGTGGATGTCAGATCTCCTTCTGATGGTCTGAGTGACACAGACAGCTTCGTAACAGTTAATCTGGGAAGCGAACTGTCGCTCAGTCCAGATCCAGGCCAGTGGCTGGATGCAGATCCCAAACTAGTGAGCCAGGTGTCTGTAGAAACAATAGTTCCAGTCCATGAAAATCCATTTATTCTCACGCAGAGTGCATGGAGGAAGAGCAGGGATGGAGAAACAGGGAACGAGCCAGAAGTTAAGGAGAGAGATAAATTAAGCCCCAGGAGTCAAGATGGGGAGCTGGGGAGAGGACGAGATATAGAGCTGAAAAAAGAGAGGTTTAGGGACTTGAGTGAGGGGAGGGAAAAAGACAGGAGCAGGGATAGGAGTcaaggaagagaaagagagaatagCAGGGAGGGgtgtgaaaaggaaaaaagccaGCTGAAGGAGTTGGTTAAGGATGCAGTCAGGGAGCAGGAATTTCTTAAAGTTAGAAAAGacacagaggaaaaagaaaCCCCTTCACCCACTTCTTCGCTTTCCCCTCTTATTCCGTGTCTTCGGACCATCAGAGCTGACAATATCATCATCATCGAGCAGGACAGGAAGGGCAGCGATGAGAGAAAGGGTAGATGGAGGGAGGCAGAGCGGGAGAAGCTCGAGGAGGACCAGCCGGGGAAGAAAGGGGTGAAGATGGACCTAAGGGAGATTCTGGCTGGAGGAGGGAGTGTCACTGAGATCCGAGCCTCTGAAGTTCTTATTATACAGCCCTCAACCTGCCCTGAAGAAAGGAGTGCAGGGGGGAAAGGGAGAGAGGATGGGGAGATGAAGGGCAGCATGGATGCAAGAAGGGAGAGCATAGGCAGGGAGCTGAGAACAGATGTGTCCTggctgagagagaaagaaaaggagaaaccaTGGGGCCAGGCAACAGTTATTAATAAAGACAGCAGAAAGGACAGCTTGGATGATAATGTTTTTgtggagagaggagggagggtCAGTCAGCTGCTGAGTAAATTCGGAGAGCACCCCAAGCCTCCATCCCGATCCAAAAGCTCCGATAATTTCCTTGAGCCAGGGAGGAGAAAATACTCAGGAGATCAGGATGAGCAGCAGTCCGAGGAGAGGAAGGCAGATGGAAAGAATACGCTGCTAAAAGGTGTCCCAAAACGCTCGTTTAGCTTCTCCGATCGAGTCATCTGCGCTAAGGAGAATGGGATAGGTGATGAAGGGTTTTACGAGAGAAAAATTCGTGAGAGGATTCACTCAGAGAGCATGGCGCCATGGGTAGATGTAGCTGCCTTAAGGAGGGAAACCACATCGAAGATGGGGTGTGCACGACTTCTAGAGAGAGACAGATTGGGAAAGCACAGAGTAAAAACCGAAGACTTTGGTATACAGCTTAAGAAAGTCGAGTTTGTTGACAGGAGGGCCGCGGAGAAGGTCGGCGATGCAGACGGGGATGTGGGGTTCACGGTGGCCTCAGTTAAAAACACGGAGGGAATATCATTTGCTAGGAGAGTGCCGATTAGGCAGGATGGGAAAGCAAGAGCTGACAGAGAGGTGAAGCGACCGGCAGGTGAGAAGAGTTTAGAAAGGGAGGTGAATGTAGACAAAGATtcagagggagggggagagattGAGGTGAAAGTTTGTGAGAAAACAGATTCTCAAAGAGAGGATGGACTAGAGAGCTCACCCGAAACAAGCAACGTTGATGCTGAGAGTCACTGCAGACATGATTTGGCTTTTACTGAGTGCTCCAGTTTAGGCTCTACAATTCCAGACAGGGCCCTCCATAAAGGTGCAGACTGGAGACTACAAGGACCTTACCTAACACAGTCTGTTTTATCCCCACATACTGAGGATCTAATaagtaaaatagaaaaaataggAGACACAACCTTTTATAGCAACAAAGACAGCAAAGAGGAGGTGCAAGCAGCAGGATCAGAAAACCTCAGTTATGATTCGACCCCCAGATCTCCGAAAAGGAGCGCACTCACCGGGAACCCTCCAGGCCCCGTGGAGATTCAGATTCCCAGGACTGTGTTTTATGTTGCAGAAGAAGTGGTGGAGAAAATAAAGCCCGGGTGTCAACGCAGCGAGGGGCAAGACTGTCATGGAGGTCGACAGGTCGAGAGGAGGGATAGCTGGAGGATTGGGAAGCCCTTAAGCCGCATAGAGTCTCTGCGAGAGAAAATcagacagagagagctggagaAACAGCGACAGGGTGAAGGAAGTGAAGCTGCAGAGATTAATGCTACTCAGACAGCGGGGGACAGGTACAAGGAGAGGGGAACTGAAATAGAAAAACAGTGGGAAGCTACAGCACACATGCAGAAGAGGCCGGCCGAAACAGAGCAGGGACAGGAAGAAGCAGCAGCGCAGACATCCGCGGCTGCGTTTGACGTCACGCAGGAAGTCGGCGTGTTGAAAACCTGccctcagcttcctgtttctgtCCTACTGTCACAAACTGTCAGAGGAGAGGAAGTGACAAGCGAGTGTACCGCCAGGGCCTCCGAAGCTACCTCCGAAGCCCTCCAGATATCTGAGGATGAGGACGACCCAGTGAAACATGTAGAAGAGCCACAAAGGCGCGACTGGGGCCGAAACGCAAgcacagaagaagaacaggaggaggaggaaggaaagGAGCTCTCCGAGGAGGAGGTAGAGGAATACACATCACCTCTCGATTCTACACAATCTCTCTCTCCTTCGCCGCCTCTTCCCAACTCTCTCGCAGCCATGAGTCGGATCTACAACTTGGAAACCGTGGGTTCGAGGTCGGGCTTGTATTTGAGGGACAGGACAGTGGACATCTCATCGTCTGTGCACCTTGTTAAAGTGAAGCCAATCATATCGAACTCACAGCAGGGGGACAACAAAGCATTTACAGGCGATGACATTAGTGGGGTTCAGACAATACAGCAGCAGATTGAGCAGTTTCAGCTGAAAGAGCAGGAAGCGCAAAACTCTTCGTCAAATACCTCCCTGAAGGACAGAGAGACGAAGGGGCAACAAAGAGTGTTAAAGCAACAGAGAAAGGACGATTTTCGGACCCAGCAGATAAAGGACGACCTCAAAGCACATCAGATAAAGGACGATGTTAAAACCCAGGAGAAGGATCAGGAAAcaccagacctcaaccccaaaGTGTCTTCTCATCACGCTTGTTCTCCCACACCTCAGGCCAAACAAACTATCACAGTCACCCCCTCATATCTCAGGACCCAATCCCCAGACAACTCCCTGAAAGCCACAGATTGTGCCCCGACCCCGGCTTCTTCCCCAAGCTCGCCATCTCCTGCCCAGTCTCCGAGTGTGTCTCCGTCACCCACCCAGACACCTGTGCTCTTTTCTATCAGGAGTGCCTCCGGGGGCCAAGTGAAGCGAGGCGCCACCATCTCAATCACACCAAAAAGGGCAACGGGAGCCGCAGCACGGCCCTCGGCGTCCACATCAACCCCAGCGAAGACcccacaccagcagcagcagactcaGACGGTGTCAACCCCCGCAAAGACAccaccacagcagcagcagggccagACAGTGTCAACCTCCACGAAGACAACACCACAGCAGCAGACCCAGACAGCCCCCGCTGTGACTGAGCCGGGGAAGAAGAAGTATCCAACTGTGGAGGAAATTGTGGTGATCGGTGGATATCAGAACCTGGAGAAGTCGTGTCTGGTCAAGAATAGAGGGACCCCAAAAAAG GGGAAGGTGTGTTTTAATGAGGTCAAGCTGGAGCAGGTGTGTGAGTACCCATCGGAGGCCCTCATGCAGTTCTTCAATCCCCACTCTCAGGACCTGGGGAGCGCGGAGAGGCTGCAGGATGAGGAGGTGCAGGAGGAGCAGGGTGACAGGGAGGGGGGGGCGGTCGTGGTAAAGAATACGAGGAGTACGGGAACTGCAACGGGACCGCGTGTAATAGAT ATGAGTCTTGCCCTCGATAGAAGCCAGTCACCTTCGCCAAAATTACCCATCTGA